The nucleotide sequence GCATATCAGAAACAGCAATTCTAGTAGTGTGTATCTGTGGGAAATGGGGGAGTATTCTAAGAGCAGGAAATCAGATGCCAGGAAAACACCTCAGGATATGGCCCTGGAGGAAGGTATCCAGCTGTTCTTTGGgtgaaaaagatgaagaaacagtCCTTTGGCAATAGGTTGATGGATATAGCAACTTGAAGTCATGGAAACAGTGCTCCGTTGCTCCTCCTCTCAGCCCTGCCTTAGTTTAGTATGAGTTTTTCTTTGGTTGTCTGAGCCAGTTTTAAAATATCTCACTATTTCTCATTTCTGTAACTTCCTCTTAATCACCTTGTTCACAGAGGAGGGCAGTGGTGGTGTGGGGGTTGAGGGCAGGGAAGTGGAGGCTTAGGATTAGAGAGATCAGTGTAGGATCAACAGTGGTGGGAGCAGGAACACACTCCAGTGGAGCAGTGCAGGGTCAGCCAGGCTGCTGATGCCATGAACTGGGTGGAATGTAAAGCTGGTGTTCCTACAAAGCACTCTGGTTAAGATGGCAGTTTATGTGGACAGACTGGAAAGCGCCCCTTCCATCTACTCTCCCTCGGTAACATCACCCACACAGATCTTATGATGTGCTCCAACTGATGCTGCTCATACTTGGAACACTACAGCTTGAAGCTAGAAAATGACTCTCAGGTATTTGCCCTAAAAAGGCGTTCCAGTGGAACCCTTCACTCAATCTTCAGTCTAGTTCCCCTTCCAGCAAACTTCACATGCGTAGCTGTTCTTGGCTTGTTTTAATGAGATGACATCACAGAAAATAACTACATAaagcagcaccatgcctggcatgtaAGGAAGTATTTGTGCCAAACGTCGACAGATGATCCAAAAGATTTCCTTCTAAGCACCTAACACTGACTGAGGTCACTAAGACCACACTGGCAGCAATTTCAGGGACTGATGACATCTCCTTCCCTTGTACTCATCTTTCAGAGAGCAGGTCTGATTCCCTTACTGCAGGCCCCCATGAAGTCTGATAccgtttgactctgtgtccccacccaaatctcatctcttttttttttttttttttttgagacggagtcttgctctgtcacccaggctggagtgctgtggccggatctcagctcactgcaagctccgcctcccgggtttacgccgttctcctgcctcagcctcccgagtagctgggactacaggtgcccgccacctcgcccggctagttttttgtattttttagtagagacggggtttcaccgtgttagccgggatcgtctctcgatctcctggcctcgtgatccgcccgtctcggcctcccaaagtgctgggattacaggcttgagccaccgcgcccggcccccaaatctcatctctaattgttatccccacgtgtcaagggagggacctggtgggaagtgcttggatcatggggacggttttcccccatgctattctcgtgatactGAATTCTCCCGAGAgctgatgattttaaaagtgtGGCAGTTCCCCCTTCACTtgtgtgcttgcttcccctttgccttccaccatgattgtaagtttcttaaggcctccccagccacacagaactgaatcaattaaacctcttgtttataaattatgcagtctctgtatcttcatagcagtgtgagaactagGTCACTGCAAGAGATGTCCAAGTTAGTGCTTTTTCATACATACTTTTTTACATTAATACTTTACCCACTAGGGGTCTTGTAAAAGAAGCCAAAACCGAGTTTGAGTGGCACTTATGTCAAAGGGAGACTAGCCCTGGGACAATAAGGACCTCTAGCCCCTAAGTCCAAATGGGTACAAAGGGGCCTTGGGAGATGTGGAGTGACCCTAAGCAGCAGCCACACATCCTTAGCAAAGGTAGCACATGAAACCAGCAGGAAGGCTGGTGGGTGAGAAGCAGTGCCACATCTAAGCAGTGTGAAAAGGCCTGGCAGGGTCAGGTTGGGGAGCAATACTGACAAAGCCAGAGGTGGGACACAGACTGGAAGCAAGTGTTTTAAAAGCACTGAATTTTTCAGAAAAACCCATCAGAAGTCACTTTAAAAGTTTTGATTGCTGTAATGAAAGCACTTTTGGGTCTCGGCACCGTAATCTGAAATTTGAGGGCTTAGactccactttttgttttgtttgagatggagtcttgctctgtctcccaggctcgggtgcagtggcgcactctcTGCTCACctcaagcttcgcctcccgggttcacggcattctcctgcctcagcctcccaagtagctgggactacaggcgcctggcaccacgcccggctaagtttttgtatttttagtagacacggggtttcaccatgttagccaggatggtcttgatctcctgccctcgtgatccacccacctcagcctcccaaagtgctgggattacaggcgtgagccaccgcgccctccCGGCCTAGACTCAGCACTTTTTAAAGAAGAGTTTACTGTAGATTCATTACATTAACTGATACAATTTAGGAATGTGCAAAGTCAGCACTGCTTTACAActtgtaatttttgtaaatgtttcacATGCATTTGAAACAACTAAGTATTGTAAAGTGTCTTAATGTGTGTTACAGGAAAACCAACTAGCAAATTTCTTAGCACTAGGAGACTTAATTTTGGGGGTCAGGAACTCAGGAATAGCTAGATGAATTCAagcaaaatgcatttatttatttgaagtattttcttttactcttcaGTCTAGCTTGCGAGCATTCCCAATTAAAAATTGACTTCTGTTCTTGAAAGGGCAGTTAATATTTCCTTCCCATCATACACTTTTTAATAAGAGCAGCTAAACCTTGCCTGAGTGGTGCAGTGAAGAGGCACTGGGATGATCTAGGTTAAGTTCAACAACGACAAAATGGTTGAGAAAAAACGACTCAGATCACAAAAAAAATTCTGATCTTCCAGTTAATGTTACTGTTCTCAATTAGCTACAGAGACACCTTAAATGTCTCAAAAGATTCCGTCAGAAATCTGGTGGCTCTCAAGCATCCCCAACCTGCTCCAAGGAGAGTAATATTTCTCCAGGCAGCgagaatgggaaagaaaaacattaaggaGTATCGTTCTCAAGTCCAGGCTATGCTTTTGGACATCATGAGGAAATTGCTTGCCCTCCATTACGTCCAGGGGGCCAGTTCCCTACTCCTGAGGTGCTGCTGCCCTTGAGGGAGTTCTCGGCTCTGCTGGGCTTTTCGGGAGGAGTCCAGCCCCAGCACACGGCACAAGGGTGAGTGCCTGGGCTTCACGGAGAAGTTCCAGTCCCCAGGAGTGATTTGCAGAACCAGAGACTCCCTTTTCAGGCTTGGGCAAAGCAGACGACTCCTGCTCCGCATCGGATCACACGCGACCGGGCCCACGAGCCTCCTCCAACCGCCGTCCCGGGCCTCGGGGCTGCCGCTCCCCTCAGCTTCGGCTGTGCCCCTAGAGGCGAAGGCCGCCCTGCGCCCGGTCCCAGCCTTTCCCTCCCCTCTGGCCGGTCCTACTTACGCGGCCGTCCTGGGACCTGTGCCCAAACCCCTGGGGCCACGATCAcgcccctccccttccttcccgcGTTCCCGCCCGGGTGGTGTACGGTGGTTCCGGGCCGCACGCACAGCCGCAGGGGTTTCCTCTCCTAGACTCGAGGCGGTGGCGCACCTGCAACCTCTAAAACTCCTGTCGACCCTCGCGGTCTAGCGGGAGGCGCGGAGGGCCGAGCAAGGCGATGGGAGAGCCGAGCCGGGGTGCGTGCGAGCGGGTGACGGGAAAGCGCGGGGCCGCCCTAGGGGCTGGGCCTCTCTTTAAACAGTGGGAGGCCCACGAAGCGTCTAAAGCCCGAGGCTTCTCTTTTTGTTTGAGTTCGCTCTCTTCTGGTACAGGGTCGGAAAGAATGGAGAGGGGACAGAAAAGGCAGGCAGGGCAACTGAAGAGGCAGAGTCGAGGCAGAGGGTCAACAGGGCCTGGACCAGGGCAGGGCAGTGAGGAGGAAGAGTAGAGACGAGAGATCCAGGAAGTGTAGCGGTCAAGACTACGTGGGCCGAGACCCGTCTAAAATCGTAGGATGTCCCCCAAAGACCCTGGCCTTGACCTCTTTCCTGCTCTTCTCCGCCAGAGGCCCCCAAGGCAACGGTCCAGGGACCTTTCAGCTTGCCTGGGACATCGCAGAGACTGAGCCCCTGCGTCACAAATTTAAAGCGCATCTCAAAAGTCACGCACTGTCCTCTCAGACACCTCCCCTGCTATCCAAGTCTCAAAGCCCCTTCCTGTGTTCACTTTGGCTCCCTCCcttacacatgccatggtggtttgttctcattcattttcttGGTTGTTCAGAGCTGAATCTCCAACAACATGCTTATTGTCTAGTGACATGAAACAGTTAACAGGAAGTTTCCAGAATCAATGAGTACTTTTGAAAACTGGGGTGACTTTCGGTCACTCTAGGAATTTATTATCACTAAAAAGAATGATGTTTGATGCAAAGACCCAAACTAAAAGGAACTAGAGAACTGCCCAGAGTCCTCATCTGCCATTCCCCTCCACTTCCACAATCCATCCTGTCCCAGGCTTGTAAGGTCTTTCAAAAGAGGCAAAACAACAAGCAAAGAGTAATTACTGCCCTCGCCCGCACCCAACCCCAGCGTGCGGTCATTATGGActaatctgagaaaaaaaaaaagtcaagctgCTTCATGTGAAAGGTCTCCCACCTTCCACCAAGCTGCAGACTGAATAAGCCAGGGAAGCACAAATCAAGCCAAAACTGAATGTAAAAAGGATGCCCAGTGGCAATGTGGATACACTTTGTCTACAAGTTCTGGGTAATAAGACAAAAAAGAGATAACTACTGAATTTATAAGGTGAAAATATCAGCAATCACTACTAATAAAAAAGGATCCCACTTACAGCAACAACAAACCTACCTaggaacaataaaaaatatgagaACTCCATTAAATGAAAACTGCACTTACaatttgaaaggagaaaaaaggaatgtaaattcTTCCCAATTTTACTTAAGTTATGAATAAATTCCCAGAGGGAGTTGGTGTCTGGAGGAGGCTTGAATAAATTTTATGCTGAAGGTGACTCAGGATAGTAAAAATAGCTTGTATATTTTCAAACATGGAAAGTGGgcatttgctttttattaaaattcacaggctgggcgcggtggctcacacctgtaatcccagcactttgggagggtgaggcaggcggatcacgaggtcaggcgttcaagaccaacctgaccaacatggtgaaaccgcatctctactaaaaatacaaaaattagtcgggtgtggtggcgcatgcctgtaatcccagctactcaggaggctgagacagcattgcttgcacccgggaggcgggggttgcagtgagctgagatcgtgcactgcactccagcttaagcgacagagtgagactccatcttaaaaaaaaaagaaaaaagaaaaaaaagaaaaattcacattaaCCAGTAATGAAAACGGCAAGGTACTAGAGCAAGAGTAGACACCAGTAGTACTGTATTTAGTCACTAATTTTATACTATAATTGCCTAGTATTCACCAGTGTAATAGAATATGCATCTCGGAAACAGATTCTTGAATATATGAGAAAGGAAACACTGAAAGCCAATAACTAATTATCCAAAGCAAgcttattatttgcaaatatcaACTCACCTGACACCTTATATTATACTAAATAGGGAACAGCCATAAAGATACCATTCTTTTGGTTACAAAATTAGCAAAAACTAACAGCATAACAATATTCAATGTTGGGATTGGTGCATAGGGAGAAGTACTTTCAAAATAATGGCGGGAATGTGAAAGCAATTTAACAGTGTGTATCGAAGTTTTTTCAAAAGTTCATTCTTTGACCTGGTAGTTCAACTGATGTTACATCCCCTGTTGGGGTATTAAAAAACCATCCATTGTGAGGTTAAGAGATTTTAATAATCTAAGGGAAACTCTAAGAAATAGTGCAGCATGAATGATGGTTAAAAGCCTGAGATTTGGCATTAAATAGAATTTAAGTCTCATCTCTGCTATTTACTAGTTTATGTGACCTttgttacttaatctctctaaatCTGTTTCCTTATGTATTTGAAAAGGGAAGGCATTATTATGAAGACTAACATATATATACAATCCtatatactcaataaatgctaactTATTAACAAACCATAAAATATGTTAAGACAGTAAGAGGTAGGGTTTTATTTACAATGTAATctgcctatttaaaaaatatatggtatACACCAAAGTGTTGAGGATATCGTTAGTCAACAGAATTGAGTGCTTTTGATCTTTTTTATATATCCCTATAATCAGCATGCTACTTTCACAGTAAGAGGAAAACAAACACTAAATAGGTAGTAACAGAGTTAAGAAAGCAGTGTGTTTTATCATTAAATTGAAAACCTAACCTATCCTTATCTTAAAGCTAACTAGAACTAGTCAGCACAGTTTCCTTGTCGTAGGCTATGATTACAAACTAATGCTTTTCTCAAAGGTATTCCACCTTAGATAATCTGGGACAATACTTCATTATTCAGATccttatgtaaaattaaaaaaaatgaatttatgaaacataaatttatttaaataaacttgaaacacaaatgtgttattttcaaattgtaaattttataacCATTATATAAATGGGCACTGATATACAAAATAATGTCAGTTGCTAAAACATGACAATTCACAGCAGGCCTACATCATATAATGGCAGAAATCTTTAAACACAAAATCTAATGATTAGAACCAGAAGTTGAAGGCCCACTGAAGGAGTCCTTAATATCATGAGGCCTAGGTTTCAAAAAGCTACCAGTTCTAGAACGGATTTTACTCTGGAACTGTTTCTTAACTATTTCTTGTTGCATCTCTTTCAGCGTGAAGTGGAATCTCTGAAACTCAGGTGTGGCATCAACAAAGTCAAGAAGGTAGTCCAAATTCTCTCTTACAGCAGATAATTTAAATTCAGCAGTCTGCTTCTCAGTTTCTCCTCCTTTTTGAACAACTTCCTTTGTTATTCCACCTTTGGTTTTTAGGAGACAACCCTTTTCTTCATCTCCATTTAACCACACCCTATTATCATCCAACTTAGTTTCCAACTCCCCACATTTTTCAAGAATTTCTCTATAATCCCCATCTTCTAAGCCTTGAAAATCATATTCAGGTTCCTTTTTGTAAAGAAGATTTTCCCATGCATTTGCTATGGTTATTTGTTTTACTTCATCCCAACTTTTTGCCCAGTTAAAAATTGCACTTTttatattgtacattttaattttggaaacTCCTTTATCTCCTTTCTCTTGCTCATCATCACTTTCTTCAAATATTACAAGACTCTCTTCAAGTTGCTTCCATCTATACAGTCGTTTGCAACTCAAGATCACACCTTGATTCATTGGCTGAATCAAGGTTGAAGTGTTATGGGGAAAGAACATACATTTTATTCGACCATCCTCACTGGTTAGTGATTCAGAGGAAGGATGAGCTGGGCAACTGTCCAGAAGTAACAACGCCCTGATGTCCTCTTCATGAAATCTTAGGACATTAAGTTGAAAATGTCGGACCTCAGGAACAAAGTTTTGAAAAAACCACTCTGAAAACAATTCTCTGGTGAACCAAACATCTTTACTGGGTTTATATATCACAGGCAATGTACTTGTGTCCTCTTTCACACTTTTGGGCAGTTTTGATTTTCCAATAATGATTGACTTTAATTTATGAGTTCCATCTGCATTTGCACATAAAAGGGCAGACAacctttctttgtttattttcttccctggTAGGCAGATATCCTTCCTACTTGCCTGAGAATTTTCTGGCATTGACTTCCAAAAGAGGTCTGTTTCATCCCCACTGTATAGCTGAGCTAGACACAGCTTCTCCTCTTTGATTATCATGGACAGTTTTTGTCGAAATGGTTCAACATTTTCAGAAACTGAACTTAGGACTTGTTCGCCACATCCTTTTCGGTTCCCAATTGCATGCCGATTTCGAAATCTAAAAAGCCAACCAGTGCTAGCTTTGAAATCTGTTCGCCCAAAACACTGTGCGAATCTCTCTGCAGCAGCCTGAAGCTCCACGCCTCTTACCGGAACACCAGCTGAGCGTTTCTGTTGGTACCACATGTAGACCGCATCATCTACATCACCATATTTGGCTCCGGttgtcctctttctcttctcagcCCCTACTAATGGCATGTCCTGCTTTAGTACAAAGTCTAGAAttaacttcttattttttttaatgtcataaaaTGTTGACTTACTGATTCCAAATTCATCCATTACACTTTTAAGTGATCGTCCAGCTTCAATTCTACTTAGAACCTTCATTTTCTCCTCCAGATTCAGTGTTGTATATTTCCCTCTCTTATTCATACTGAATTTAACTCTGAACAACcaacaggaaaaaacaaagggaaaagccTTAATGAACTggcaaaaaaaacccccacatttttaaaacaaaacagctcAAAGCCCCAGAAGGCATGGGCATTGTATTGGAGGATAATGGACTGAAGGGGATAACATGGCTGAAGAGTTAGTCTAGAGGTGGAGGTCTTACGTACTCCGAAAGCTCCCAGTTCCAAAATCCTGTCTGGCTCTTGCTCCTGCAAGCCATGAGTCATCATTTTTTGGAATGCCACCTACTTCTTCTCTTTTGACAGATATAACAGCCTCGGTCAGGAATGACAAGAATACCTGCATACTTTCCCTAACTCAATACAGGAAAAGTGACAATATCAAGAGAGGAGGGACTGAGCAAGATGTGCTCACAAGAAAGGACCCAGGTGGAATAAGTTTCAATAAAAACCGATGCTTGAGAAGAAGGGAGTGTGAAAGACCCATAGGCAATGACAGAGTAATCTTGTGTGTAGCAGAGATGCAATGTGGCTTCTCCCCTTCCAAAAAGACCTGATTTTACCTCACTGCCCGAAAAGAGAATGGCGCTCATATTGCTTTGTATATAGCGCTCACTGGGCAGCAGTTCATTTATCTGGATAAGGGCTACAAGGACCCTGACATCGGGATGTATGGAGAGTTGGAATTTAGGAACAGTTGTACCGAATCTTGAAGTGAAGAAGAAAGTAAGTAGTTTTTGTTGTACGTATGAAAGAAATCCAACTTTTACTGCATTCAATATAGTATTCTCAAGCACCGTGCTTTGAGTGTCTCTTGTGTTTGCCAAGGTAATATATAAGTATGTAAATAATTCGTTAGTGGCACTTTACCATTCTCAGGTCTTCTTTCTTGGGAACATCTGATGTATTCTCAAGTGCTATTTTTCACTGAAACTGTTCTCTGAGAACAAGTTTCAGAATCACAGTAATTCTTAGAGATGAGCCCaaaagttttacaaatatttcaccatagttaaaacattttaaagatctgTCCTTTCATTTGCTTTCCTAAATTTACATTGTAAGTAACATGCTTTTCATATTTGAGAGTTTGATTTCTCTTCagtgtttattttacttaatttgaaCCAAGACTCAACTTTTCCACAGAAGAAATCTAAAAGGTTTCTCTGCTGCTGTTTCTGATCAATTGTTTCTCATAAATCCTGCTGGCAAACTCTTCTGTCCCTCTAGCCCTCAAATACTCTTTTTGGGTCCTCCTGGTGCTCCCCAAAGCCATTCCAGGTCCTTAGAAATGTCTTAGTCTAGATTAATTTCCTGGTTCTCATTCCAGATACACAACCTCATGGGAAGAAACAAAAACTGCCACTTTTATCCATTCCAGGTgctatgaagaaagaaaagtatgtcAGAGAAATAAGGGAAATGGCTGGTATCTCAGTTATTCTTCCTCTTATTTAGGGCAGAATCTGACTGGCCCATTCATTCCCCAACTACatagaattctctctctctctctctctctctcttttctgagacagagtcttgctctgtcacccaggctggagtgcgatgccactgtctcagctcactgcaacctccgcctcctggtttcaaacaattctcctgcctcagcttcctgagtagctgggactacaggtgtgtgccaccacacccggctactttttgtatttttttggtaaagacagggtttcactatgttggccaggctggtctcgaactcctgaactggtgatccgcccgcctcagcctcccaaagttccgggattacaagcgtgagccaccacgcctagcccaaAGAAATCTCTTAAGTCTCTCATCTAATAACCCAGAAGAGTCAGACTACTGGTTTTCCTCTAACATTCATTGCAAGAAATGCCAACTATGAGTGATGGAGCATGGAGAAGATTACAAGAGAATATGGTAGTAATTAGGGTGTGGAGCCAATGGCAGGCTAAGATCAAGCAACTTTCTAAATGAGGCAACTATAAGGCAATTAGTAAGTGATAACTCAGAGATAAATCTtggtttatttctttcacttgtaaatggaaaaataaagtatcTGCTAACCAATAGCAGCACCATTAACTCCAGCCAGTCACCTAGCAAAAATATTCAGTTCACTATGGCAGTTGTGTGGGTGTCTCAGAATTAATGTATTTGCTTTCAATGCTTCTCAGCTGTACCgtcgtctctttttttttttttgagatggtgtctggctctgtcgcccaggctggagtgcagtggcgcaatctcagctcactgcaacctctgccttcagggttaaagccattctcgtgcctcagcctcccaagtagctgggattacaggcacgcaccgccatgccccgctaatttttgtatttttagtagagacaaggttttgccatgttggtcaggctgggctcgaactcctgacctcaagtgatccacccacataggcctcccaaagagctgggattacaggtgtgagccactgcgccagctaTGGTCATCATCTCTAAAACAGTGCCCAAGCAAGGGGAGGTGAATGAAACCAAAAGGAAAGGCTCGAGAAACATTTGTGGGCTTCAAAGGATAAGCCACTATGGCAGCAAACCTCACATAATGAAAATCATCAGTGGCCCTCATTCACTATTCACAATTTGTGCCTTGCATGCCTCTTTTTCCCATGAAtcccttttccattttcttctccctttaaCCAACTTCCTAACTATATTATGAATCAGGCCTGTCAACGATATCCAAGGGCACTGCTTAGCACTGCTAGCAGAACTTCACTTATTCAACTTAATAAATGCTAATTATATATTCAGCATTGGGCCAAGTGATAAGAATCTTAATGCTGA is from Macaca fascicularis isolate 582-1 chromosome 20, T2T-MFA8v1.1 and encodes:
- the TIGD7 gene encoding tigger transposable element-derived protein 7, with the translated sequence MNKRGKYTTLNLEEKMKVLSRIEAGRSLKSVMDEFGISKSTFYDIKKNKKLILDFVLKQDMPLVGAEKRKRTTGAKYGDVDDAVYMWYQQKRSAGVPVRGVELQAAAERFAQCFGRTDFKASTGWLFRFRNRHAIGNRKGCGEQVLSSVSENVEPFRQKLSMIIKEEKLCLAQLYSGDETDLFWKSMPENSQASRKDICLPGKKINKERLSALLCANADGTHKLKSIIIGKSKLPKSVKEDTSTLPVIYKPSKDVWFTRELFSEWFFQNFVPEVRHFQLNVLRFHEEDIRALLLLDSCPAHPSSESLTSEDGRIKCMFFPHNTSTLIQPMNQGVILSCKRLYRWKQLEESLVIFEESDDEQEKGDKGVSKIKMYNIKSAIFNWAKSWDEVKQITIANAWENLLYKKEPEYDFQGLEDGDYREILEKCGELETKLDDNRVWLNGDEEKGCLLKTKGGITKEVVQKGGETEKQTAEFKLSAVRENLDYLLDFVDATPEFQRFHFTLKEMQQEIVKKQFQSKIRSRTGSFLKPRPHDIKDSFSGPSTSGSNH